The following are encoded together in the Tripterygium wilfordii isolate XIE 37 chromosome 3, ASM1340144v1, whole genome shotgun sequence genome:
- the LOC119995047 gene encoding classical arabinogalactan protein 4-like, with product MNSSMIKLFLILGLLATSCVAQAPGAAPTPTPTPRAPTPAPTTPPRTPTPSPTPSSPPVPAPATPAPTRAPTTAPTPSPTSTPPSEAPTPGATPPTAPSPSSPSSEPSPSDVPPSGTFAAGWIDRIVIAGTALAGTFLAVTLA from the coding sequence ATGAATTCTTCCATGATCAAGCTCTTCCTGATCTTAGGTCTCTTGGCCACATCATGCGTGGCTCAGGCTCCAGGTGCCGCTCCCACACCGACCCCAACACCGCGAGCACCGACTCCTGCACCAACTACACCTCCACGGACGCCGACTCCAtcaccgactccttcttcacCACCAGTACCTGCTCCGGCCACACCTGCACCCACTCGAGCACCAACCACTGCCCCGACTCCTTCACCGACCTCGACTCCTCCATCTGAGGCTCCCACCCCCGGCGCTACACCTCCTACAGCACCATCACCATCCTCTCCCTCGTCTGAGCCATCGCCGTCCGATGTTCCTCCCAGCGGCACCTTCGCTGCTGGATGGATCGACAGAATCGTGATCGCCGGAACTGCACTCGCCGGGACTTTCTTGGCAGTGACTTTGGCTTAG